A section of the Triticum dicoccoides isolate Atlit2015 ecotype Zavitan chromosome 7A, WEW_v2.0, whole genome shotgun sequence genome encodes:
- the LOC119330340 gene encoding G-type lectin S-receptor-like serine/threonine-protein kinase SD2-5 encodes MTGWFSKIANWKSSPFIHMNARSKRQGSSLCFTMLWMLLFPNLWIICSGSIQKHILLPGFSGSEMDYIDNNGIFLLSNGSVFGFGFASSSASESTSYLLQVVHLGTTTVIWTANANSPVSHSDSFEFDKDGKAYLQSAGSSVWTANISGKATSMQLLDSGNLVVLGEDSASPLWQSFSYPTNTLLSGQSFSDGMTLVSHSTEQNTTHTLQIKSGDMMLYAGFQPYWSALQDSRLIVNKDGAIYSANLSSTSWSFYDKSGSLLSQLIIAQKGDANTTLAAVLGEDGSIAFYMLQSANGKTNLPIPIPQDSCDTPTHCQPYSICNSGTGCQCPSGRGSYPNCDPGLVSPCKSKEVFQLAQLDSGVGYIGTSFTSPVPKTNITGCKNTCMGNCSCIAVFFDQKTGNCFIFDQIGSLQQKGASKTNFSSFIKVSSSGSGQAGSGNDNGNHNIIIVVIIVVTLAVIGGLIYVGFFIYRRKRYPPSSQDEAGSSEDDGYLQTISGAPVRFTYRELQDATNNFSNKLGQGGFGSVYLGTLPDGSRIAVKKLEGIGQGRKEFRSEVTIIGSIHHIHLVKLRGFCAEDSHRLLAYEYMAKGSLERWIFRTKEDDPLLDWDTRFNIALGAAKGLAYLHQDCESKIIHCDIKPENFLLDDNFLVKVSDFGLAKLMSREQSHVFTTMRGTRGYLAPEWITNYAISEKSDVYSYGMVLLEIISGRKNFDPVEGSEKAHFPSFAFKKLEEGDLREILDSKLRYNDKDERLEIAIKVALWCIQEDFYQRPSMSKVVQMLECVCDVPQPPMSSQIGYRLYANALKSSSEEGMSSGMSDYNSEALLSAVRLSGPR; translated from the coding sequence ATGACTGGATGGTTTTCGAAGATTGCCAACTGGAAGAGCTCACCTTTCATACACATGAATGCACGGAGCAAACGTCAAGGCTCTTCATTATGCTTCACTATGCTGTGGATGCTTCTGTTCCCCAACCTCTGGATAATATGCAGCGGCAGTATTCAGAAACACATTCTCCTGCCAGGGTTCAGTGGCTCAGAAATGGATTACATTGATAACAATGGAATATTTCTGCTCTCGAATGGATCGGTGTTTGGCTTTGGTTTTGCCAGCAGCAGTGCGTCAGAGAGCACATCCTACCTTCTTCAAGTGGTCCACCTGGGCACCACTACCGTCATCTGGACTGCGAATGCTAACTCTCCAGTTTCGCATTCGGATAGCTTTGAGTTTGACAAGGATGGCAAGGCCTACCTGCAGTCTGCAGGCTCCAGTGTCTGGACTGCCAATATCTCTGGCAAAGCCACCTCTATGCAGCTGCTGGACTCCGGCAATCTTGTAGTGCTCGGCGAAGATAGCGCTTCTCCTCTGTGGCAGAGTTTCAGCTATCCAACAAACACACTTCTGTCTGGCCAGAGCTTCAGTGATGGTATGACACTTGTGAGCCATTCCACCGAACAGAACACGACACATACACTTCAAATCAAATCTGGGGACATGATGTTGTACGCAGGGTTCCAACCATACTGGTCCGCACTGCAGGATAGTAGGCTGATCGTTAACAAGGATGGTGCAATATACTCTGCGAACCTCAGTTCAACTTCTTGGTCCTTCTATGATAAATCAGGTTCTCTTCTATCACAGCTCATCATAGCGCAGAAGGGTGATGCCAACACCACGTTAGCTGCTGTCCTCGGTGAGGATGGGTCAATTGCCTTCTATATGCTGCAGAGTGCAAATGGCAAGACTAATCTGCCAATCCCAATCCCACAGGACTCGTGTGACACGCCAACCCACTGCCAACCGTACTCTATTTGCAATAGTGGGACAGGATGCCAATGCCCTTCAGGCCGCGGCTCCTATCCAAACTGTGACCCTGGTCTCGTATCACCTTGTAAGTCAAAAGAGGTGTTTCAGCTGGCTCAACTGGACAGTGGAGTTGGATATATCGGTACTAGCTTCACCTCACCTGTGCCTAAGACAAACATCACAGGTTGCAAGAATACTTGCATGGGAAATTGCTCATGCATCGCCGTGTTCTTCGACCAAAAAACAGGCAATTGCTTCATTTTTGACCAGATTGGTAGCTTGCAGCAGAAAGGTGCAAGTAAAACTAATTTTTCATCTTTCATCAAGGTATCTAGCAGTGGCTCAGGGCAAGCTGGGAGTGGCAATGACAATGGAAATCACAACATTATTATTGTTGTCATTATAGTCGTAACTTTGGCTGTCATTGGTGGCCTCATTTATGTCGGTTTCTTCatttataggaggaagaggtatccTCCGTCCTCACAAGATGAGGCTGGTTCATCGGAAGATGATGGATATCTGCAGACGATATCTGGAGCACCAGTGCGGTTCACTTACAGGGAGCTCCAGGATGCAACAAACAACTTCTCTAACAAGCTTGGCCAAGGAGGATTTGGATCTGTATATCTGGGAACACTCCCAGATGGCAGTCGCATTGCTGTAAAGAAGCTGGAGGGCATAGGCCAAGGGAGGAAAGAGTTCCGCTCCGAGGTGACGATAATTGGCAGCATCCACCACATCCATCTAGTTAAACTCCGAGGCTTCTGTGCTGAGGATTCACACAGGCTTCTTGCATATGAATACATGGCGAAAGGGTCACTGGAAAGGTGGATTTTCCGTACTAAGGAGGATGATCCCCTTCTGGACTGGGATACAAGGTTTAACATTGCACTTGGAGCAGCAAAGGGATTGGCATACCTCCATCAGGACTGTGAATCGAAGATCATTCATTGCGACATCAAGCCTGAGAATTTCCTGCTTGATGACAACTTCCTTGTGAAGGTATCTGACTTTGGCCTTGCCAAGTTGATGAGCAGGGAGCAGAGCCATGTTTTCACGACGATGAGAGGCACGCGGGGCTATCTCGCGCCCGAGTGGATCACCAACTACGCCATCTCAGAGAAGAGCGACGTATACAGCTATGGCATGGTTCTGCTCGAGATAATCAGCGGGAGGAAAAATTTTGATCCCGTGGAAGGCTCAGAAAAGGCCCATTTCCCGTCCTTTGCTTTCAAGAAGCTGGAGGAGGGCGATCTTCGCGAGATCCTTGACTCCAAGCTGAGGTATAACGACAAGGATGAGCGACTGGAGATCGCGATCAAGGTTGCTCTGTGGTGCATCCAGGAGGATTTCTACCAGAGGCCGTCCATGTCGAAGGTGGTCCAGATGCTCGAGTGCGTCTGCGACGTGCCCCAGCCACCGATGTCCTCACAGATCGGATATAGGCTCTATGCGAATGCCCTCAAATCGAGCAGCGAGGAGGGCATGTCGTCGGGGATGTCGGACTACAACAGTGAGGCTCTGCTTTCAGCAGTGCGGCTCTCTGGTCCTAGATGA